CTACTCCCAAGGTTATTCCAAACCAACAATGAAATTATATTAAAATGGTATAGCCTACTTTGTAGTAACTACCCAAATACTTTCATAAATCAGATTGAAGAGAATGGTATAGCCTATATTACAGTAACTATCCAATCAATCTACAGTAATATTATCCTTTTTTGATAACGTTGTCAACAATCCAACAAATCATTTTGTCCCGGGCTTTTAGACACAGGTAACTTGCTGTTAGACTTCTGGATTCAGAAAAATTTTAATTCGAATCATAGCACGGATCTTTCTTTAGAGCAAATACAATAAAAAAAGCCTAATTCTAGTTACCTTTAGTAAAGAATTAGACTTTCCTCAAGACAATCAATCCATTAAATTAAGTACTTATAATGACTAAAAACCTTGAAAGTCCCCAAAAATTGGTGCTAACAGAGCGTTGACAAGAGTAAATTTATCAAAAAACAAAACAACTCCCATTATAATCATAATACTTCCGCCAATTCTCATGAACATCCTACTGTATTTTTTTATCCACGTAAATTTAGCAATAAAAAATGCCATTAAGAAAAACGGAATACTAAAGCCTAATATATAAGAAATCATATACCATAGTCCTTGGGATGGGTTTGCACCAACAAGTGTTAACGTAGCTGCTAATATAGGTCCCATGCAAGGTGTCCAGCCTAATGCAAAAGCTAATCCTATTATGATCGTACCGATGTATCCAGTTGGTTTATTCTGAATGCCAAATTTATAGTCTTTCATCAAAAACTTCGGCTGGAATACTCCAATAGTTACCAAGCCAAAGAATACAATTAAAATCGCTCCTATTTGCCGGATTAAATCACCATATTGCACATACCACGTTCCAATTAAACTTGCACTCCCTGCTGTTCCAAATCCCAGCACTAAATAGATGATTGAAAATCCTAATAAAAAGAAAATGGTATGCATCATTGCTTTTCGTTGCCCGCTCCATTTACCGCTCTGGATATCTGATACACTCATTCCAGTAATATATGATAGAAATGCCGGATATAACGGGAATACACAGGGTGAAACAAAAGATAACACACCTGCACCAAACGCAAGTAAAATGGAAATATCCGCCTGCATGTTAGCCCCCCTATTACCTTTACTT
This region of Oceanobacillus sp. FSL K6-2867 genomic DNA includes:
- a CDS encoding cytochrome c biogenesis protein CcdA; translated protein: MQADISILLAFGAGVLSFVSPCVFPLYPAFLSYITGMSVSDIQSGKWSGQRKAMMHTIFFLLGFSIIYLVLGFGTAGSASLIGTWYVQYGDLIRQIGAILIVFFGLVTIGVFQPKFLMKDYKFGIQNKPTGYIGTIIIGLAFALGWTPCMGPILAATLTLVGANPSQGLWYMISYILGFSIPFFLMAFFIAKFTWIKKYSRMFMRIGGSIMIIMGVVLFFDKFTLVNALLAPIFGDFQGF